The Clostridiaceae bacterium HFYG-1003 genome includes a window with the following:
- a CDS encoding GNAT family N-acetyltransferase: MTYQLHSIEGEEDRQKILEIFQSNPGYFLMFQGRTAQMSDVLSILEERPPGDPLVDKQFCLIEGQTGQGSRPAAVADWLRDYPEAGIWYVGLFMTAASLHGTGQSRAIYRWLEEQLRSEGAVRIRLAVLRDNHRALRFWHNAGFRETDRRTHAGEGVTHQVIVLEKHLMTRD, translated from the coding sequence ATGACCTATCAATTGCATTCCATTGAGGGCGAGGAGGACCGGCAAAAGATCCTTGAGATATTCCAGTCCAATCCCGGATATTTTCTGATGTTTCAGGGAAGGACCGCGCAGATGAGTGATGTCCTTTCGATCCTGGAGGAACGTCCGCCCGGCGACCCTTTGGTCGACAAGCAGTTCTGCCTGATTGAGGGGCAGACCGGGCAAGGCTCTCGGCCGGCCGCTGTGGCCGACTGGCTCAGGGATTACCCGGAAGCCGGCATCTGGTACGTTGGACTCTTCATGACGGCGGCTTCCCTTCATGGGACTGGCCAGTCCAGGGCAATCTACCGGTGGCTGGAAGAGCAGCTTCGGTCGGAAGGAGCGGTCAGAATCCGGCTGGCTGTGCTGAGGGACAATCACCGCGCCCTGCGTTTCTGGCATAACGCCGGCTTCCGCGAAACTGACCGCAGAACCCACGCCGGGGAGGGCGTCACGCATCAGGTCATCGTCCTGGAGAAGCATCTGATGACCAGGGACTGA
- the trxA gene encoding thioredoxin: MIEHVTDSNFADVVEKSSELVLVDFWASWCGPCKMLGPIFEEVSGEVAGVTFAKLNVDENPSTAARYRVGSIPTVLAIKNGRVVDTMVGFKPKAEIKKFVERNR, encoded by the coding sequence ATGATCGAACATGTTACAGACTCCAATTTCGCTGACGTAGTGGAAAAAAGCAGCGAATTGGTATTAGTTGATTTTTGGGCCAGCTGGTGCGGTCCCTGCAAAATGCTGGGTCCCATCTTTGAAGAAGTGTCCGGTGAAGTTGCCGGCGTGACTTTTGCCAAGCTGAATGTAGATGAAAACCCCTCCACCGCTGCCCGTTATCGCGTTGGATCCATCCCAACCGTACTCGCCATTAAGAACGGCCGGGTCGTGGATACCATGGTCGGTTTCAAACCGAAGGCTGAAATCAAGAAATTTGTTGAAAGAAACCGTTAA
- the cysK gene encoding cysteine synthase A: MDIRTTLDLVGNTPVVKLPGENIYLKMEKFNPGGSVKDRAALGMIREAESQGLLKKNGTIVEPTSGNTGIALALIGRMSGYRVIITMPETMSVERRSILAAHGATLILTEGTKGMSGAIERARELVAADPSMFMPDQFNNPANARIHYMTTGPEILRQLPEVDIFTAGVGTGGTITGVSRRLKEHSAAIRTVAVEPAKSAVLSGSGPAPHKIQGIGAGFIPGNYQSEYVDEILTITDEEAIDTAVEVSAAIGMLVGISTGANVAAARQLAKRYGQDKNIMTISPDGGEKYLSMVKY; encoded by the coding sequence ATGGACATCAGAACTACATTGGATCTTGTAGGGAATACACCGGTGGTCAAGCTGCCGGGAGAGAATATTTATCTTAAAATGGAGAAATTCAATCCGGGCGGCAGTGTTAAGGATCGGGCAGCCCTGGGCATGATCCGGGAAGCGGAAAGCCAGGGCCTGCTCAAAAAGAACGGGACCATCGTGGAACCGACCAGCGGAAATACCGGCATTGCCCTGGCTCTGATCGGGCGCATGTCGGGCTATCGCGTCATCATCACCATGCCTGAAACCATGAGCGTAGAGCGGCGCAGCATCCTGGCGGCACACGGAGCGACCCTGATCCTGACCGAAGGAACCAAAGGAATGAGCGGTGCCATCGAACGGGCCAGGGAACTGGTCGCGGCGGATCCCTCCATGTTCATGCCCGATCAGTTCAATAATCCGGCCAATGCGAGGATTCACTATATGACCACGGGACCGGAAATCCTGCGTCAGCTGCCTGAGGTGGATATCTTCACGGCGGGGGTGGGAACCGGCGGTACCATCACCGGCGTATCCCGGCGGCTGAAGGAGCATAGTGCCGCCATCCGCACCGTTGCGGTGGAACCGGCCAAATCAGCCGTTCTGTCCGGCAGCGGCCCGGCTCCCCACAAGATTCAGGGCATCGGCGCCGGATTCATTCCCGGAAACTATCAGTCAGAGTATGTGGACGAGATTTTGACGATCACCGATGAGGAAGCGATTGATACGGCGGTGGAAGTTTCGGCTGCCATCGGCATGCTGGTGGGGATCTCCACCGGAGCCAATGTGGCGGCAGCCCGCCAGCTGGCCAAACGCTATGGTCAGGACAAGAACATCATGACCATCTCACCGGACGGCGGAGAAAAGTACCTGTCCATGGTGAAATATTAG